One genomic segment of Nitrosopumilus sp. includes these proteins:
- a CDS encoding 30S ribosomal protein S26e yields MPLKRASRGRTKGGKGSSGVVQCTNCGQTVPKDKAKKVTSRLNLVEHTLAKELRAQGAYIASPTVLKWYCISCAIHFKILKIRSADSRRKRGKLR; encoded by the coding sequence ATGCCATTAAAGCGTGCAAGTAGAGGCCGAACAAAAGGTGGAAAGGGTTCCTCAGGGGTAGTACAATGTACAAACTGCGGACAAACAGTTCCAAAGGATAAAGCAAAAAAAGTCACATCTAGATTAAATCTAGTAGAACATACTTTGGCAAAAGAATTAAGAGCTCAAGGAGCATATATTGCATCCCCAACAGTTTTGAAATGGTATTGCATCTCATGTGCAATTCACTTTAAAATATTAAAAATCAGATCTGCAGATAGCAGAAGAAAGCGCGGAAAACTACGTTAG
- a CDS encoding PfkB family carbohydrate kinase produces MKLALFSHCAIDTITINNQNYEQIGGAACYCGITAREFKFDVELFTKFGPDFPKQYLTDYKINFQNAESEKKTTKFRITIDGSDRTLNLENQCDLIEYDQINADCHLVSPIFHEISDDVFSKIKNDSKFLLVDPQGFLRQIDSKNNVILQKTNLDLSGVNAIKINPEEGKQIVDGTHDEMMLALQKKGIDYVLLTDKINVSLLVKNKIYSITLPNKQVRDTTGIGDIFCSAFCCTMIKENDFLWALCFAGGAAQAALESQNIGLQKIPRKGTIETNASYFYNLLKFRDL; encoded by the coding sequence ATGAAATTAGCTCTTTTTTCTCATTGCGCAATTGATACTATAACAATCAATAATCAAAATTATGAACAAATTGGAGGAGCCGCATGTTATTGTGGAATTACTGCTCGAGAATTCAAATTTGATGTTGAATTATTTACAAAATTTGGTCCTGATTTTCCAAAGCAGTATTTGACAGATTACAAAATCAATTTTCAAAATGCTGAATCAGAGAAAAAAACAACAAAATTTAGAATTACTATAGATGGTTCTGATAGAACACTAAATCTTGAAAATCAATGTGATCTGATTGAATATGATCAAATAAATGCAGACTGTCACCTTGTGAGTCCAATTTTTCATGAGATCTCTGATGATGTATTTTCAAAAATTAAAAACGATTCAAAATTCTTACTTGTTGATCCACAGGGCTTTTTGAGACAAATTGATTCTAAGAATAATGTAATATTGCAAAAAACAAATCTTGATCTGTCTGGTGTAAATGCCATAAAAATAAATCCTGAAGAAGGTAAACAAATTGTTGATGGCACTCATGATGAAATGATGTTAGCATTACAAAAAAAAGGAATCGATTATGTACTCTTAACTGATAAAATCAATGTGTCTCTTTTGGTAAAAAACAAAATTTATTCAATAACCCTTCCAAACAAACAAGTCCGTGATACTACTGGAATTGGAGATATTTTCTGTTCTGCCTTTTGCTGCACAATGATTAAGGAAAATGATTTTTTATGGGCCTTGTGTTTTGCAGGTGGTGCAGCCCAAGCAGCTCTTGAATCACAAAATATAGGATTACAAAAGATTCCACGTAAAGGTACAATTGAAACTAATGCCTCATATTTCTATAATTTATTGAAATTCCGAGACCTATGA
- a CDS encoding CDP-alcohol phosphatidyltransferase family protein has protein sequence MLNNLRETLRPTLEKIGKGFASTGLSPNFWTVVGLVIAFVSAIVYGFGIEYGLIVGGILLLVSGFFDMVDGQVARITGKTSNKGSYLDSMFDKIAETAIFLGILVGGYAEPYLVLLAITLSLLVSYARAKSDALNIKLQGVGIGERAERLLVIAIIGMIGFMDYAVIIVVIIAAITLIQRMIVTAKNIKE, from the coding sequence GTGTTAAATAATCTCAGGGAGACATTACGTCCTACGCTTGAAAAAATTGGCAAAGGATTTGCCTCTACAGGACTTTCTCCTAATTTTTGGACTGTTGTGGGTCTTGTTATTGCATTTGTATCTGCCATAGTTTATGGATTTGGTATTGAATATGGATTAATTGTTGGAGGAATTTTGCTACTTGTTTCAGGGTTTTTTGATATGGTTGATGGACAAGTTGCTCGAATTACTGGCAAAACTTCAAACAAAGGATCCTACCTTGATTCAATGTTTGATAAGATTGCAGAAACTGCAATTTTTTTAGGAATTTTAGTTGGAGGCTATGCCGAACCATATCTTGTTTTACTTGCAATTACATTATCTTTACTTGTTAGCTATGCAAGAGCAAAATCAGATGCCTTGAATATAAAATTACAAGGAGTAGGAATTGGTGAACGAGCAGAAAGATTATTGGTGATAGCTATTATTGGCATGATTGGATTTATGGATTATGCTGTGATAATTGTTGTAATAATTGCAGCGATTACATTAATTCAAAGAATGATTGTAACTGCTAAAAATATTAAGGAATAA
- the speB gene encoding agmatinase has translation MSFLDLYMNKNPLITASNEDSKPVATIFGIPFDATHSYKPGCRFGPDAIRDSFNNIEIFHPDLQVDLEEVHIEDLGNTRHTVVSSEMVDMVKKITTELVAKQVQLFILGGEHSITYATYSSFPKDTGYVVFDAHYDLRDEFADSKLSHASYLRRIVEERGADNILHVGARAFVREELEFLKENNIKTISDKEIREGKGPVLLTEYLSSYDNVYASYDLDVLDPAFAPGVGNPEAVGVTSRELFDLIRCFSETNVTGVDIVELNPYHDNGSTASLAAKIISTMIAMNLSKN, from the coding sequence ATGAGTTTCCTTGATTTATACATGAACAAAAATCCTTTGATTACTGCCTCAAATGAAGACTCTAAACCTGTAGCAACAATATTTGGAATTCCTTTTGATGCCACTCACTCATACAAGCCTGGATGCCGATTTGGACCTGATGCTATACGTGACTCGTTTAACAATATAGAGATTTTTCATCCTGACTTGCAAGTGGATCTTGAGGAAGTCCATATTGAAGATTTAGGCAATACTCGTCACACTGTTGTTTCATCTGAAATGGTTGATATGGTTAAAAAAATTACTACTGAACTTGTTGCAAAGCAAGTTCAATTATTCATTTTAGGTGGTGAGCACTCAATTACATATGCCACATATTCAAGTTTTCCAAAAGATACTGGGTATGTTGTCTTTGATGCCCATTATGATTTACGAGATGAATTTGCTGATAGTAAATTAAGCCATGCATCATACCTAAGAAGAATTGTAGAGGAAAGAGGTGCTGATAATATTTTACATGTTGGTGCACGTGCATTTGTTAGAGAAGAATTAGAATTTCTTAAAGAAAATAATATAAAAACAATATCTGATAAGGAAATTCGTGAAGGTAAAGGACCAGTACTTCTAACTGAGTATCTATCATCTTATGATAATGTTTATGCCAGCTATGATCTTGATGTTTTAGATCCAGCATTTGCACCCGGTGTTGGAAATCCTGAAGCAGTAGGAGTTACATCTAGAGAATTATTTGATCTAATTCGTTGTTTTAGTGAAACCAATGTCACTGGTGTTGATATAGTTGAGCTTAATCCTTATCATGATAATGGCTCAACTGCATCACTAGCTGCAAAAATAATCTCTACAATGATCGCAATGAATTTATCTAAAAATTAA
- a CDS encoding NAD(+)/NADH kinase — translation MQIGIYGSGSAETAAKTIKKILDDSGIKSFSITKSRSRLCDCIIVLGGDKGVRNYFHRTFDSTSPVLGINEGEASGFLAQIELREFSSYVNILKKQNFTVEEVPRLGVKIDGKNVYPVLNDVAVFSSKSAMLMEHTLRVNGEEVWHDNSDGIIVSTPIGSSAYSMSAGGPVLFQDAAVFEIISVNSLDVTRRPIIVSNESSIEIDDISARLHCEVVLDGLDRYKVNKTVECNQFFPHAKIIRLKKDSTAISALAKKVHLAEELLSMPPSSKLLLKTLEYEGALTQKDLSNKTLLPDRTVRLALSHLLKKGYVKKKVSIRDARQKIYEISKIE, via the coding sequence GTGCAAATAGGAATTTATGGTTCTGGTTCAGCAGAGACTGCAGCAAAGACAATAAAGAAAATACTTGATGATTCTGGGATAAAGTCATTTTCTATTACAAAATCAAGGAGTAGGCTATGTGATTGTATTATTGTTTTAGGTGGTGATAAAGGAGTCAGAAATTATTTTCATAGGACCTTTGATTCTACATCTCCTGTACTTGGAATCAATGAGGGTGAAGCAAGTGGGTTTCTTGCTCAAATTGAATTAAGAGAATTTTCATCTTATGTTAACATTCTAAAAAAACAAAACTTTACTGTTGAAGAAGTACCGCGTCTTGGAGTGAAAATTGATGGAAAGAATGTTTATCCTGTTTTAAATGATGTAGCAGTTTTTTCTTCAAAAAGTGCAATGCTCATGGAACATACACTTAGAGTCAATGGTGAAGAAGTATGGCATGATAACAGTGATGGGATCATTGTATCTACTCCAATCGGCTCATCAGCATATTCAATGTCAGCTGGTGGCCCTGTCTTGTTTCAAGATGCTGCTGTATTTGAGATAATTTCAGTTAACTCTCTTGATGTTACAAGAAGACCAATTATAGTCTCAAATGAAAGTTCGATTGAAATTGATGATATTTCAGCTAGACTGCACTGTGAAGTAGTTTTAGATGGTTTAGATAGATACAAAGTCAACAAAACTGTGGAATGCAATCAGTTTTTCCCTCATGCTAAAATCATTCGTCTCAAAAAAGACTCTACTGCAATTTCTGCACTAGCAAAAAAAGTACATTTAGCTGAGGAGTTGCTTAGTATGCCTCCAAGCTCAAAATTACTCCTAAAAACGTTAGAGTATGAGGGTGCATTGACCCAAAAGGATCTATCAAATAAGACCCTGTTGCCAGATAGAACTGTTCGCCTTGCCTTGAGTCATTTATTAAAAAAAGGCTATGTCAAAAAGAAAGTCTCTATTAGAGATGCAAGACAAAAAATTTATGAAATATCAAAAATAGAATAA